In the genome of Calliopsis andreniformis isolate RMS-2024a chromosome 10, iyCalAndr_principal, whole genome shotgun sequence, one region contains:
- the LOC143184579 gene encoding uncharacterized protein LOC143184579, protein MESAIVHLEQSVQKADGQLDMIAWQIDAFEKEFEDPESEISVLRLLRSVHQVTKDYENLHREILEVQQLQKQLSDSLKAQLSQVVGHFNLLRNKIVGQNKSPQLK, encoded by the exons AACAAAGT GTACAGAAAGCTGATGGGCAATTGGATATGATTGCATGGCAAATTGATGCTTTTGAGAAAGAATTTGAAGATCCAGAGAGTGAG ATTTCTGTGCTTCGTCTATTACGGTCTGTTCATCAAGTTACAAAAGATTATGAAAACCTTCATCGAGAAATATTGGAGGTTCAACAATTACAAAAACAACTTTCAGATTCTCTGAAAGCACAATTATCTCAAGTTGTTGGACATTTTAATTTATTACGGAACAAGATTGTAGGACAAAATAAAAGTCCACAATTGAAATAA